Below is a genomic region from Polyangiaceae bacterium.
ACGTAGGTGCCGGAGCCCGCGTTGTAGATGGCATTGGCCCGATTTGGAATGCAGCCTTCGAGCTCGAAGTTGCAAACGTTGGGCGTCGTGAGGTTGCCCGATACGAGGCGGAAGCGAGCGCCGAATTCAAAACCTCCACCCAGGCGATAGCTGCCGAGCGCCGTGAGTATGTGCGTTTGATCGAAATTGACGGGCCGCTCTTCGTCGCCAGGCTTCGGCGTACGCAAACTACGCGACAACGTATATGCGACCCAGCCGAAGAAATTGGAGTCGGCTTTGTACTTCAGCAAAAACTCGGCACCATAAATGCGACCTTTGCCGATGTTGAAATAATCGGAACCACCGCCGATGTCTTTGGGCACGGGTGATACCAATCGATCGAGCTGCTTGTAAAACCCTTCGACGCTGAGCTCGATGTTGCGCGTGAATTCTTGTTCGGCCCCGAGCGCATATTGGATGGCGCGATTGGAGCGAAGCCCTTCGGAGCCAAAAGGTGGAATGGTTTCTTGGACTTGCGGCGGCTGCGTAAACACTCCAAGCCCGCCCTTGACCGTGGTCCTGGGAAAACCTGGACGCAAGTCCACGCGGCCGTTGATGCGCGGCGATATGTCCACGCCCTTGATCAAATTGAACGAATCGATTCGCAAGCCTGGAACGATCTTCGCTCGCGAAGTCGGCGCAATCTCGAGCTCGCCATAAAGGGCAGGGGCGACGACCCAGCCATCGAATTGGGATTCGATGAGTGGACGCGTGGAAAATGGCCCATTCGACGGCTCGCCGGCGCGCGGGGGCGCAGGTCCACGATATTTCGCGTCGGTGTAAATACTGATGACGTCGAGGCCCGTGTTGAAGGTGACGCCCTTGCTTATGCGACGCGTGTATTCGGCTCGGCCGCTGATCGAATAAGAATTCAGGTTGAAAAAGAAAGGACCGACACCGACGTCGATGATGTCTCGGCCAAATGAAATGACCGCCGCGACACGGTTTTTCGCGTCGATATCGTTGTCGTATCGAAGCTGAATGCGGTGAAATCCGGTGTGAAAACCAGCGTTTCCACTGATGGCTGGTTCGCCCGGGGGAGGATCTTCGGCAAGGAGCGCGAGTGAATCGTCCGAACCAAAAAAGGCGAGCCTGAGGCTCGAATCCGCGGTGGGATTGGTTTCGAACGCCAATTGGTAATCCCAATAAACCGGCGCTTGCGTGAGCCCTGTCGCGCCAGCTTGGGTAAGCACGGGACCGAGCCATGTATCGATGTAACTTCGTCGCGCGCCCGCGATGAACCGCACTTTGTTTTTCGTGCCGGGTACGGGACCTTCGGCCATCGCGCGGGCATCGACGAAATCGGCCTGCGCAAGCCCGTGATATTTGCCGTCATTTTTGGGTGCGCGGATCGATACGTCGACGATGCCGCCCATCACGCGCCCGTATTGCGTGCTGAAATTGCCCGGATAGAAGTCGATACGATCGAGCATTTCCGTCGGCACGACCGAGGACAAACCGCCGAAGTGGTAGATCAGCGGAATCTGCGTGCCATCGACGAAGGTTTGGGTGTCCTGGGGCGCCGAGCCGCGCACGAGCAGAATGCCTGCAATGCCCGGGGGCCGAGCCACGCCGGGCAAGTTTTGCAAACCGCGCAAGGCGTCGCCGTTGGTGCCCGGTATGCGACTGAGCTCGCGTTGTTCGAGCGTCCGTTTCGTCACTTCGCGTGGCGCACGAGCTCCACGAACGACGACTTCGAGCCCTTCGGCGGTCGCGACGAGCCTGTATTTGACTTCGAGCGCTTCGTTCGGCGCGATCTCCTCGACGACGTCGAGTTTGTCGAAACCAGGTGCACTGACGACGACGCGATACTTGCCAGGAGGCAACGTTGCGATGCGAAACGAGCCATCTGCTTCAGCCGTTGCTTCCGTGGAGCTTCCCGCGTCGCTCGTCACGGTAACGGATGCGCCGACGAGCGGCACGTCGCCGCCGCTCGCGAGCACGACACCGCGAAGAGCATCGACTTTCGGTGACTCGGACTTGGGCGTCGTGCTGCCGTCCGCAGGCGCTTCGACTTTCTTCGACGTCCACGAATAGCGATAGAAAATGCGCGCGGGAACGGCGGTTCCATCGGGTTTGCGCGCGGGTTCGAACTGCAGCTTTTTCGCTGCTTCGACGGCCGCTTCGTCAAAGCCATGACCCGCAGGTTCGATGACGACGGCGCTCTTGACGTTGCCTTCTCGATCGATGTCGAGCTGCAGCGACACCGTTGCTTCGAGCCCCGCTTTCTCGGCCTCCGGCGGATACGCAGGAGGCACGTAATTCAGCGGTCTCGGCATGGTGAGCTGCGCGGGCGGAGGTGCCGGAGCTGGCTCTTGTGCCAACGCAGGAACCGACCCGACGAGCACACCGACGAGACAAAGCGAGGAGAAGGCGCGTGACGAAGGACGAAGCAGTTTCACTTGTTCAAACCGGATCGCGACGCTTCAAGATGACGCAAAGCACGACGAGTAGCACGAGGGTGCTGCCGCCCATCACGGCAAACGGAAGCCACGTCATCTCGTAGTGGGTAAACCCCCAGCCTCCGGCAAAGGTGTCCGATGCCATTTGCGCCACGGCGCACTTGAATTTGCCTGCTTCGATGAAGTCGGTCGGCGAGCTTTCCGAGCGCCCGAGATCGATGATCCACGCAGGATCGTCCTGCAGCGCATTTCGTTGCGGCACGATGGCGCCTTCGAAACCCCAGCGCGCCGGGACGATCATCATCAGCGGCTTCAAGTGAGGCACGGTCGTCATGGGCACCATGAGGCCACCGAGGACGACCTGAGGGATGAGCGCGATCGGCGTGAGCGCCATGGCCGCTTCGGATGAAGTGACGACCGTGGACAAGAGAAGGCCCAGCGCGACGGCGGAGAGCGATGTGGCGACGAGGGACGCGAGCTGCATCAGGAAGGCTTGCGGGCCGCCCTGGAAACCGAGCGCGAAGAAGACGATCGCCAGAAGGACGGTGCACTGGATGATGCAGAAGAAGGCGAGCAGGATGTACTTGGAGAGCACATAGTTGAGCAGGCCGAGGTTGACCATGCGTTCGCGCAGGTAGATGGCCCGCTCGGCGACGATTTCGCGCGCAGCGTTTGAAGTTCCAAACCATACGGCTGCGACCACCAAGAAGAACACGGCACCCGTGTTGTCGCTCGTGGCCGTCATGCTCTTCATGATGTCGCCGCTCGATGTGCCTCCACCGAACTTGCGCGACAGCTCCTGCAACGCGCCGAGGCACCACGCAGGGATGGCCTTTTCCTGCCAGCCGAAGACGATCGCGAGCAGCACGCCGATGATGGGTGCTTGCGCGAGCATGATCGCGGTACCGCTCGTGTCGCGTATTTTCGTTTTGAAGTAACGCGACAAGAGCAGTCCGAGCTGGCCCGACGTGGTCGCTCGACGTTCGGGCACGCCACGCTGTCCTTGGCCCGTGCCGATCTCGCGGCGGCCCGAGTACATCTTGGAGTAGGTGGGGTTCGCGTTGTTGAAGTACTCCTGTCGCCAATCGACGGCGGCCGTTTTGCGTGCGTGGCCACGGGGCACGTTGGGATCACGTGCTCGCATGGCATCGAAAACCGCGCGTTCGCGCTGCGCGATCATCTCGAACATATCGCGTGGGTTGTCGACGTCGTTCGGTTGACGTTGTCGTTCCTTCCACGAGCCGAAGAAACGATACGCGTCGGGCTTGTTTGGCCCGAAAAACATGGGCACGCCGCCGTAACCCATGATGAAGCAGTGTGTGAACTTCTCGAACTCGTCCTTGGCCGGCTGGTGGATCGTCATGATGATCGTCTTGCCAGTGGCTTTGGTGAGGTCGTGCAGGAGCGTGATGAGCGCGGTCGTGTCGTCCGCAGCGAGGCCGGATGTAGGTTCGTCCAGGAACAAGAGGACAGGATCCGTGACAAGCTCGAGGGCGATGTTGACGCGCTTGCGCTGGCCGCCGGAGAGGATCTTCCGTTCGGGTCTGCCGATCTGGAGGTTCTTGACTCCTTCGAGACCAAGGTCCTTGATGGTCTGCTCGACGCGGGCATCGATTTCGGCCTCGGAGTAGTCGGGCGGAAGGCGGAACTTGGCGCTGTATTTGATGGCTTCGAAGACCGTGAGCTCCGGGTGCACGAGATCGTCCTGAGGGACGTAGCCAATGGATCCGCGAAGGTTGTCGTAGATGTTGTAGAGGTCTTCGCCGTTGATGCGAACGACGCCGCTCGTGGGTGGCAAGTAGCCAGTCAACGCGAGCAGGAGCGTGGTTTTGCCCGCGCCCGATGGACCCATGAGCGCGATCATGTCGCCCGGAAGCGCCTTGAACGAGACGTCGTCGAGCAGTCGCTTCATCTCGCTCGGGTTGTCGCGATCGGGAACTTCGAGCACCAAGCTCCATGCTTCGATCTCGTACAGAGGTTTGCCCGCCCAGCGATCGGCCGAGTACTCCTCCTGAACGACTTCGACGGCACCCGACGCTGCGAGCTCGATCTGTAGCGGCATCGGGCCGATGAAGAACTTCTCGCCGCTTTGAATGGCGACTCGTTGTCCGGGCGGGATGCGATGACCGCGGACGTAGGTGCCGTTGGCGCTGCCTCGATCCTCGACGAAGAGCTGTCCGCCTTGGTTGTGTACGAGCGCGTGGCGGCTCGACACTTGCGGATGCTGGATGACGATGTCGTTGTCGGGTGTGCGGCCGATGCTCTTGACGGGAGCTTTGTTGGCGGCGAAGTCGAGTTGCCCGAGAACGGTTTTGTTTTTCTTCCCAGGCGCTCCTGCTTGTCCCGATGGAACCGGGCCCGAAACCGGCTGCGGCATGGACTGCATCGGAGCTGGCGACATCGGCGCGGGCGATGGTTGCGACGGCATGGGAGCGTGCACGGGCTGTTGCATGCTTTGCATCGGAGCGTGCACGGGCTGCTGCATGCTTTGCATGGGGCCGCGCGACGCCTGCGCGAGGCGCATGAGCAGCTCGACGGGAATTGGCACGGGGCCGAACGCGATGATGCCGTTCGGATCGATGGGCACTGGCTGGGTTGGCGCAATCTTTTGAGCACCAACATATGTGCCGCTCGTCGAACCGTTGTCCACGACGCACATGCGATCGAGCATCACGGTGGCGTGATGGCTGGAGACGCTCGGGTGTTGAATGACGAGCGAAGCACGTGCGGGATCGCGGCCGATGACGAGTTGTCCTGGAGGCGCCGTGACGGTGCCGGTCGTCATGATGGACATGACGACTGCCGGGTGGCTGAGCGGTACGGGGGCGTTTCCTACGACAAACTGCGTGCGGAAATCGAAAGGAACTTCCTCGCCCGGAGCGATCGGTCTGCCATTGGCCATCGATGGTCCAGAGCCACCGATGAAGACGAGCCGCCCGCCGCCTTGATGAACGATGCGTGCGTGCTCGGGAAGTACGGAGCCATCGGGAATGACGACATCGCACGAGGGGGCGCTGCCGATGGTGACGATCTGCTTGCCAAAACCGGGAACCATGAGGGTCACCTTTCAACACGAACGGTCACGAGGAACAACATGCACGACGAACGAACGACGAAGCGCTAGCGAAGCCATAACGCCCAGATGAGCAGCAAGAGCAGAACCGCGATGACCGCAGACATCCCAATGAACACGTACAAGATGCCCGTTTGCGAAGGCCGACCTGCGCGGGTGCTCGATGCGGGATTGAGCGTGTTCGATGGTTGCGGCGGTGGCGGATCCGTCGCTTGAATTTGTGTTGGCTGCACCGGTGCATGGCGCGTCGATGCCGGTGGCAGAGGCAACTGCGCTGCGATCGGCGTCAGGCGCGCCGCTCCGCCCGGAGATTCGGAAATCGTCGGCGATGAACCGGAGGGGCGGTCGACGGCCGTCGGACCAACGGGCGCCCAGTTCGATGGCGATGATGCTGCCGCCGGTGGAACAGGCGTCGACACGAGCGTGGTCGCGATGGGCGGCGGTGGCATGCCAACCTTCGTTTGCGGATACGAGTCGGCAGCCGTCATGGGACGCGTTTCATGCGGAGGCATGGGGCGCGGAGCAACCGCAGTCCCGCCGAGCGCCGGACCTTCGGGAATCGTTTGCGAAGTGCGCATCGGCGTGTCGACGACACGCACCATCTGCACGGTGATGTTGTCGTGTCCGCCGCGATCGTTGGCGAGCTCCACGAGCTGCTTGCACGCGTGTGCCAACGTGCCGCTCGTCATGGTTTGTCGAACCGAACGCAAGATGTCGGCGCCGAGAACGAGGTCGGTGAGGCCATCACTGGCGAGCAAAAAGATGTCGCCGGGGAACAGCTCCATCGGCTCGGGCCTCACCTCGACTTCGACTTCGGGGCCCATACCGAGTGCACGCGTGATCTTGTTGGCCTCGGGGTGCCCTATCGCTTCGGCTTCGGAAATCATGCCGGAGTCGATCATGCTCTGCACGACGGAGTGATCGCGCGTGAGTGGATAGATCTGGCCGGCTCGAATGCAGTACGCACGACTGTCTCCGACGTGAGCGACGTCGAGGCCGCGATCACCGAGAAGCAACGCAACGACCGTCGAACCGGGTCGAGCTCGGTTGTCGGGTGGTCCGCCGAGGAGGAAGACGCGGCGTCCTGCTTCCTCCAACGCAGCCTTCATCGCAGCGCTGGCGGGTATTCCAGGTGGAGCTTGATCGATGCGTTCGAAGATGGTGGCGATGGCCGTGCGACTCGCTTCACGTCCCCCGTAGTGACCACCCATTCCATCGCAGAGGACCACGAGATGGCCGAAGCGCGTATCGCTGTAACCGCAGGAATCCTCGTTGATTTGTTTGGCCGGATCACGCCCCGGATCGGTCGCTTCGGCGTATTCGATGCGGACGCGTATGCCGGAGGCGTGGGTGTTTTGCATGGGCGAGAAAAAGGGCAGGGCACGCAGCGAGCCGCGTCGGTCTCAGCCTACTCCAATCGCACGTTGAACTCGATGGGGCCGAACCGAAGAACGGCTCCCGGAGGCACGACGGTCCAAACCAGCGGCGGAATGCGGTTGGAATTGATGTTGGTGCCGTTGTTCGAGTTCTCGTCGCGCACGAAGACCTGGCCATTTTCGAACTTGATTACTGCGTGATTGCCACTCACGCGAGGTTCGTTGATGACGATCTGGCACGAAGAACCATCGCGGCCGACGCGCATCTCCTGGCCAGGCATGAACGTGAAGACGCCAATGGAGCTCGAGAGCACCGCGCGACTTGCAGAGCCGCCCATGCCTGGCGGCGGTCCATAACCGCCACCACCGAAGTCGGGTCCGGACATGGGTGGCGGGGGACCGTACCCACCTTGAGGCATCGAAGGACCAGCGACGACCGGTCGCGGTGCTTGCGTAGGCGCTGGTGCACGACGCTTGTTGCCACCGCCGCGGAAGATGGAGACGACGAGCAGGATGAGGACGACGCCGCCGAACGTGATGCCTCCGATGAGCAAGTAGGGCAGGGGCGCTTCCTTCGCTTTGACGGTGATGATCTTGTCGGCCGTGATGGCGCTCGTGCGCTTGGCTTGGTTGTCGTAGACGATGAGCCGCGCAGTCATGGCTTCGCCCTTGCCCGAGAGGAACTTGTCGGACTTCGGCAACTCGAACTCGACCATGCTTTCGCCTGCCGTGATGGCTTTGCCGCGCATGCCTTGCTCGATGAGGGACCTCTGTGCCTTCTTGGCGTCGTCGATGCCTCCGCCTTGCAACGATGCGGGCGCAGGCTGGTTCTTCGGCACCATGTAGAGCTCTGCGCGTTGCGCGTTTCCGCCCCAGCAGAAGTTGCCGTAGACCTTCAGCGTTCCGCCGGGATACGCGGGCTCTTTCGCTGCAGCGCGCTCGGTGGCCTCGCGATCGATGTCGAGCGGCCACTGAGACGGATCGATGCCGACGGGAACGTTCTGAAACGTTGCATCACCGGCAATCGGAGGATCGGTGGACAAGAACGCGAGCTTCAGCGTTTGCGTGAGGCTCAGCGCCACGCACGACACACGCCACTTGACGATGTGCATCTTGTTGAAGCGCGTGCGAACGACGTTGACGATGTTGGCGGCGCGGGCTTCCTGCCGGTCGCGCACGATGCTGTGGAACCCACCGATCTCGGGGTTCGCCATGCCCTCCATGAATTCGCGGGCACTTGCAGCAAACTCTTCGATCACCTTGTTCGGGAACCAAATCGAGATGACGGGGACGGGCGTCTTGGGAAGGACTTCGTTGTTCTCGGGAAAACGCCCCTTCGTCAGGTAGTCCTTGAGCAGAGCGGCGGATGCAGGAGACGAGCTGACGTCACCTCCGGCCGAGCCGTTTGACAAGACAACCATCGCCTGATGCATCGGCACGACGACGTTGGATCCGACGTTGCCGAGCTCTTTGAAGCCATCGGTCGCGGCCGTCTTGATGATGTTGAACAGGGGCCTCGTGCGTCCTTGGGTCGGGAACGTGTTGCGCACGTTCGCGATGACTTGCAGCGCAGCCTGCTTGTTGTTCACCCACTTCGAGTCTTCGACGACGCTCCTGTCGTTGAAGAACATGACGTTGACGATGTCGTTCGGTCCCATCGCGTTGACGAAAGCGCTCGCGACGGCCTTCGCTTCGTCGAATCGAGTTCCCATCGACGAAGCCGCGTCGATGAGAATGAGCCACGCAGTTCCGACGCCCGGTTGGTTTGCACTCTCGCCCCACCGCGCCTTGGATTCGAAACGCGCCATCGTGTCCGATCCATCGACGGAGACCGTGAGGATCGCGTTCTTCTCGGGGAAGTCGAACGACGAATAGAGGGCGTTGGGCTGCTCGAGAGCATTGGACACGCAGTCGAAAAAGGCGTCGCCGTTGAGCGTTGCGCAGGGGCGCGTCGCATCGGACACGCGTTTGTTCTGCACGAGATCGATGACCGTCGTGAGAACCGGCGCGCCATCGACGGTGCTCGTGCGCGGATCGATGCGAAGGATCTTTGCTTCGGGGGCGGCGAACGACGACGCAGGAGCGCAAAGGAGCGCCACGAGAGCCGCGAGCACGGTGAGAGCCAAGAGCGGAGCTTTGGCGCGTGCTCGGAAGGAGTGGACGGCTGCTGCGGTGGGGAGCGGTGTCATGAAGTAAGCCTCCAATGGTCTTGGTGCTCGGCGCGACAAACCCGTCGATGGCCGCGTGCGCGACACTGCATGCGCGATTTTCGAGGCGGAGTGTTGGACTTTTCGAGGGTGTTTGTTTCGACGAACGGTGTGTTGCGCCGGATGCGTTCGATACGCGAGACTTCGGCCTTGCGACTCGAGCGCAGAGAGAACGTCATCTCTTCGAGGATCCGGGTTCGGAGATCGGAACGTTTCGCACGGTGACTCTCCGCGCGATCTCTAGGTGCGAGCGGTGATGACGATCGTGATGACACTGAAGCCGCCGAAGCGGATCTTGTCGCCATCACGAAGCTCGCGCCGTCCTTTGAAACCAATGGCATCTTCGTTGTGGAAGGTGCCGTTTGTCGAACCGAGATCATGCAGAACGAACCGTCCCCCTTCGCAGTCGATGGCTGCGTGATGGGTCGACGTCGTTCCGTGAGCGATCTCGATGTCGAGCTTTTGGCCGGTGTCCGCGCGGCCGATGCTGTTGCGACCTTGCCAGAGCGGCCAGAACTTCCCGAGCGGGTCGTCCTGGTAGCTGACGAGAAATCCAGCAAGAGCACGCCGCTCCGTCGGCGACGCTGCTCCGCCGCCATGCCTCGGTGCAGGCGCACCTGCACCACCAAGCGCCGTGGATGCACTCGAACCTTGCCGAGCCTTGTGCTCGGGATAGCCGCCTTCTGCGGCGGGCGCAGGCGGCGGACCAAATCCACCGTCGCCTGCCATCGGCGGAGGCGCTGGAGGCGGCGGGCCAAAGCCGCCACGCGGCGCGGAGGGATAACCACCCGATGCGTCCGGCGGCGGGCCGAAACCCGGGGCCGCAGGGGGCGGACCAAACGCTGGAGGCGGCGGGGGA
It encodes:
- a CDS encoding FHA domain-containing protein; translated protein: MVPGFGKQIVTIGSAPSCDVVIPDGSVLPEHARIVHQGGGRLVFIGGSGPSMANGRPIAPGEEVPFDFRTQFVVGNAPVPLSHPAVVMSIMTTGTVTAPPGQLVIGRDPARASLVIQHPSVSSHHATVMLDRMCVVDNGSTSGTYVGAQKIAPTQPVPIDPNGIIAFGPVPIPVELLMRLAQASRGPMQSMQQPVHAPMQSMQQPVHAPMPSQPSPAPMSPAPMQSMPQPVSGPVPSGQAGAPGKKNKTVLGQLDFAANKAPVKSIGRTPDNDIVIQHPQVSSRHALVHNQGGQLFVEDRGSANGTYVRGHRIPPGQRVAIQSGEKFFIGPMPLQIELAASGAVEVVQEEYSADRWAGKPLYEIEAWSLVLEVPDRDNPSEMKRLLDDVSFKALPGDMIALMGPSGAGKTTLLLALTGYLPPTSGVVRINGEDLYNIYDNLRGSIGYVPQDDLVHPELTVFEAIKYSAKFRLPPDYSEAEIDARVEQTIKDLGLEGVKNLQIGRPERKILSGGQRKRVNIALELVTDPVLLFLDEPTSGLAADDTTALITLLHDLTKATGKTIIMTIHQPAKDEFEKFTHCFIMGYGGVPMFFGPNKPDAYRFFGSWKERQRQPNDVDNPRDMFEMIAQRERAVFDAMRARDPNVPRGHARKTAAVDWRQEYFNNANPTYSKMYSGRREIGTGQGQRGVPERRATTSGQLGLLLSRYFKTKIRDTSGTAIMLAQAPIIGVLLAIVFGWQEKAIPAWCLGALQELSRKFGGGTSSGDIMKSMTATSDNTGAVFFLVVAAVWFGTSNAAREIVAERAIYLRERMVNLGLLNYVLSKYILLAFFCIIQCTVLLAIVFFALGFQGGPQAFLMQLASLVATSLSAVALGLLLSTVVTSSEAAMALTPIALIPQVVLGGLMVPMTTVPHLKPLMMIVPARWGFEGAIVPQRNALQDDPAWIIDLGRSESSPTDFIEAGKFKCAVAQMASDTFAGGWGFTHYEMTWLPFAVMGGSTLVLLVVLCVILKRRDPV
- a CDS encoding FHA domain-containing protein codes for the protein MTPLPTAAAVHSFRARAKAPLLALTVLAALVALLCAPASSFAAPEAKILRIDPRTSTVDGAPVLTTVIDLVQNKRVSDATRPCATLNGDAFFDCVSNALEQPNALYSSFDFPEKNAILTVSVDGSDTMARFESKARWGESANQPGVGTAWLILIDAASSMGTRFDEAKAVASAFVNAMGPNDIVNVMFFNDRSVVEDSKWVNNKQAALQVIANVRNTFPTQGRTRPLFNIIKTAATDGFKELGNVGSNVVVPMHQAMVVLSNGSAGGDVSSSPASAALLKDYLTKGRFPENNEVLPKTPVPVISIWFPNKVIEEFAASAREFMEGMANPEIGGFHSIVRDRQEARAANIVNVVRTRFNKMHIVKWRVSCVALSLTQTLKLAFLSTDPPIAGDATFQNVPVGIDPSQWPLDIDREATERAAAKEPAYPGGTLKVYGNFCWGGNAQRAELYMVPKNQPAPASLQGGGIDDAKKAQRSLIEQGMRGKAITAGESMVEFELPKSDKFLSGKGEAMTARLIVYDNQAKRTSAITADKIITVKAKEAPLPYLLIGGITFGGVVLILLVVSIFRGGGNKRRAPAPTQAPRPVVAGPSMPQGGYGPPPPMSGPDFGGGGYGPPPGMGGSASRAVLSSSIGVFTFMPGQEMRVGRDGSSCQIVINEPRVSGNHAVIKFENGQVFVRDENSNNGTNINSNRIPPLVWTVVPPGAVLRFGPIEFNVRLE
- a CDS encoding FHA domain-containing protein — protein: MNCPRCGAPATPADKFCAICASPLGAPAGPPGFGPPPPPPAFGKPPPGPPGFGPPPAPPGFGPPPEPGYGPPPGGGGFGPPPAAFGPPPGGPPGFGPPPPPPAFGPPPGPQGGGFGPPPAPGFGPPPAPPGFGPPPAAPGFGPPPAAGFGPPPAPPGFGPPPEPPPPPGGFGPPPPPPAFGPPPAAPGFGPPPDASGGYPSAPRGGFGPPPPAPPPMAGDGGFGPPPAPAAEGGYPEHKARQGSSASTALGGAGAPAPRHGGGAASPTERRALAGFLVSYQDDPLGKFWPLWQGRNSIGRADTGQKLDIEIAHGTTSTHHAAIDCEGGRFVLHDLGSTNGTFHNEDAIGFKGRRELRDGDKIRFGGFSVITIVITART
- a CDS encoding TonB-dependent receptor; protein product: MPRPLNYVPPAYPPEAEKAGLEATVSLQLDIDREGNVKSAVVIEPAGHGFDEAAVEAAKKLQFEPARKPDGTAVPARIFYRYSWTSKKVEAPADGSTTPKSESPKVDALRGVVLASGGDVPLVGASVTVTSDAGSSTEATAEADGSFRIATLPPGKYRVVVSAPGFDKLDVVEEIAPNEALEVKYRLVATAEGLEVVVRGARAPREVTKRTLEQRELSRIPGTNGDALRGLQNLPGVARPPGIAGILLVRGSAPQDTQTFVDGTQIPLIYHFGGLSSVVPTEMLDRIDFYPGNFSTQYGRVMGGIVDVSIRAPKNDGKYHGLAQADFVDARAMAEGPVPGTKNKVRFIAGARRSYIDTWLGPVLTQAGATGLTQAPVYWDYQLAFETNPTADSSLRLAFFGSDDSLALLAEDPPPGEPAISGNAGFHTGFHRIQLRYDNDIDAKNRVAAVISFGRDIIDVGVGPFFFNLNSYSISGRAEYTRRISKGVTFNTGLDVISIYTDAKYRGPAPPRAGEPSNGPFSTRPLIESQFDGWVVAPALYGELEIAPTSRAKIVPGLRIDSFNLIKGVDISPRINGRVDLRPGFPRTTVKGGLGVFTQPPQVQETIPPFGSEGLRSNRAIQYALGAEQEFTRNIELSVEGFYKQLDRLVSPVPKDIGGGSDYFNIGKGRIYGAEFLLKYKADSNFFGWVAYTLSRSLRTPKPGDEERPVNFDQTHILTALGSYRLGGGFEFGARFRLVSGNLTTPNVCNFELEGCIPNRANAIYNAGSGTYVAIPYSGPASERFPMFHQLDLRLDKRWRFKRWQFSMYLDVQNVYNSQNVEGLDYNFNYTARQYVTGLPILPSVGFRGDF
- a CDS encoding protein phosphatase 2C domain-containing protein, with translation MQNTHASGIRVRIEYAEATDPGRDPAKQINEDSCGYSDTRFGHLVVLCDGMGGHYGGREASRTAIATIFERIDQAPPGIPASAAMKAALEEAGRRVFLLGGPPDNRARPGSTVVALLLGDRGLDVAHVGDSRAYCIRAGQIYPLTRDHSVVQSMIDSGMISEAEAIGHPEANKITRALGMGPEVEVEVRPEPMELFPGDIFLLASDGLTDLVLGADILRSVRQTMTSGTLAHACKQLVELANDRGGHDNITVQMVRVVDTPMRTSQTIPEGPALGGTAVAPRPMPPHETRPMTAADSYPQTKVGMPPPPIATTLVSTPVPPAAASSPSNWAPVGPTAVDRPSGSSPTISESPGGAARLTPIAAQLPLPPASTRHAPVQPTQIQATDPPPPQPSNTLNPASSTRAGRPSQTGILYVFIGMSAVIAVLLLLLIWALWLR